Part of the Deltaproteobacteria bacterium genome, GCGAGACGGAGCACCCGGTCTTCACCCATCTTTACCCTGCGGCCTCCATATTCAAGATAGTCACCGCGACTGCTGCGGTTGATCTCGAAAGCCTCCAGGCCGACACTCCCGTGGGCTACGGCGGCAACAAGTACACCCTTTACAAGAATCAGATCCGCCCGGACTCCTCGGCCCAGACCACCCAGGTGGCCCTGAAGGAGGCCTTCGGCGGAAGCATCAACCCCGCCTTCGGCCTTATCGGCGCTTACGTGGTGGGCCGGGAAAAGCTGGAGGACATGGCCTGCGCCTTCGGCTTCGGGCGAAGGCTGGACATGGAGATAACCACGGCCCCGCCGGTCTGCCCCTTTCCCGAAACAGGGGATGATTTCGGGGTGGCCCAGATAGCTTCCGGGTTCAACCGCACCACCCTCATGACCCCCATAAACGGCGCGGCCTTCGTGGCCGCCATTTTAAACGACGGGGTCTATCTCGATCCGTCCATCATCCTTGGGGTGACGGACGGTGACGGCACCCTGGTTTATGAAAGCGTCAAAAAGGAGGTCGGCAGGGTCTGCTCCTCGGCCACTGCGGCTGAAATCCGCAAAATGATGGGCGAGACCATTACCGGCGGCACGGCCCGGCGGCTCTTTTCCGGATATTCCAGGGACCCTGTCCTAAGCCGCCTGGACCTTGGGGGAAAGACCGGCTCCATCAACGACGGGGTCGTTCCCAACATCCGCTACGACTGGTTCGTGGGTTACGGCATAGCTCCTTCCGGGAACCGGGCCCTGGCGGTGGCCAGCGTGGTGGCCCACGAGAAATTCATAGGCGACCGGGCCGCCCACTACGCCCGCGAGGCCTTCAAGTTTCATTTTGCGGACCTGGCCCAAAAGGCCGGCACGGTGCCCTGAAAGGGCCGTGCCCCGCCACAACGCAATTTCGATGAGTCCGTAAAAAGCCTCGTAAGGTTTTCTTGACACCTTGACGGTGTATTCATGAAACATCTCGACCACAACTTATTGCATTATAGTCTGGCACGAGGAGGCTTTTCACAAAGCCCTCAACATTAAAGCGCACCTGTCAGAAAGAGCCGTCCATGAAAACGAAAAAAATGGTCTTTTGGATGTTTTTGGCGCTTCTGCTTCCCCTTGGCCCCGCCCTGGCCGAAGACGCCAGGGTGATCGCCATAGCACCGCTTTCGGTGAACGCGGACCGGGACCTGACCTATCTTCAGAAGGGTCTTGGCGAGATGCTGGCGTCCCGGCTGGCCTGGGAGGGCAAGGTGGAGGTGAAGGGCGCGTCCGAAACCGCATCCGCCATGTCTGCGGGCGACTCCCCCTTAAACCCGGCAAAGGCCAGAACACTGGGCGGCGCATTGGGGGCCGACTACGTGCTTTTCGGCTCGGTGACGGTTTTCGGGGACGCGGCGAGCCTGGACGTCTCGGTGGTGGAAACCGCCGGAACAGCGCCCGCCCTCACCTTCAGCAGGGCAGGCAAGACTCCGGGCGACGTGATTCCCCAGGTGGATTCCCTGGCTGCTGAAATAAGCTCCAAGGTCTTCGGGAAACCCGTGCCCCGGTCCATGCTTGCGGCTGCGGCCCCTGCCGAGCCCGCCCCTGCCATAGCGCCCCAGGCGGCGGTTTCGCCCTACACCCACCCGGAAAAGCTCCTCACCGGCCCGTCCCAGCCTGAACCCGGCCCCGTGGCGGCTCCGGCGGTTCCCTACGGCCCGCCCCCGGCCCGGCCCGGAGCGCCGGTGGCGGCAATCCCGTCGGTAAGCACCCCGGCCTTCATACCCGCTCCCCAGACCGGAAGCGACATGTGGAAGAGCCCCACGCTTTCATTCGAGGCAATCGGCCTTGCCCTGGCCGACACCACGGGCGACGGCCTTTCCGAAACCGTGGTGATAGGCAAGAACCGGGTGGCGGTGTATCGCTTTGAGCAGGGCCGCTTCGCCACCCTGGCGGACATCGCCCGGCCCGGCCACTTGAAGCAGGTGTGGGTGGACGCGGCGGACATCAACGGAAACGGCAGGGCTGAAATCTTCGTGTCCGCGATAAACGCCAACGGCGGGAAAATGGAGTCCTTCGTCCTGGAGTGGAACGGGAAGGAATACGCGCCCATAGCCGAAAACGAGCGCACTTATTTCAGGGTCATCAGCGTTCCGGGCCGGGGCCAGGTGCTTTTCGGCCAGCGCCGGGGGGCCGGAGACGTGCTTCTTGAGGGCATTTACGAACTTACCCGTTCGGGTGAGCATTACGAATCCAAGGCGGGCGGGCTTTCCATCCCCAAGGCGGACTCGCTTTTCGGCGCGGCCTTCGGCGAATTCGCCGACAGGTCGGTTTCGACGACTGCGGTGCTGGGCCTTGACGACTACCTGCGCCTCTACGACAGCACCGGAAAAAGGCTTTGGATGAGCGACGAAAAGGTGGGCGGCTCGGAAAAATTCCTCAACCTCATGGAATCGAGCGAATCCGCCAACACGGTCTACACCCCCCAGAGGCTCATTCCCATTAGCCAGGGCGACCGCCAGGGCATCCTCGTTGTGATGAACACGGGCATGACTGGCCGCCTGCTCTCCGGCTACCGGCGCTACACCGCCGGGACCTTCTCGGCCTATTTCTGGGACGGGCTCGGCATGACCCAGGCATGGTCCACCCGCAAGGTGACCGGGCTCATAAGCGATTACGGGGTGGGCGACGTGAACAACGACGGAAAAAGCGACCTCGTTTTCATCCTGGTGAAAAAGTCCCTGACCCAGGCATCCACCAACGTGGTGGCCTTTGACATGGATTCCGCCCCCACGGCGGCGAAATAAGCAGCAGCCCTTAACAGCCTGTTAAACAGCCGATAAGAGCCGACAGAAGCTCCCGGACCGTCCACAAGCGTCGGTCCGGGAGCTTTTTTTTCAGGCAGCCTACTGAAAACATCGCCCCGCCTGAATCCGTTAAGCCCGCCCGCCACCCGGCCCTTGATGTTGCTCG contains:
- a CDS encoding VCBS repeat-containing protein → MKTKKMVFWMFLALLLPLGPALAEDARVIAIAPLSVNADRDLTYLQKGLGEMLASRLAWEGKVEVKGASETASAMSAGDSPLNPAKARTLGGALGADYVLFGSVTVFGDAASLDVSVVETAGTAPALTFSRAGKTPGDVIPQVDSLAAEISSKVFGKPVPRSMLAAAAPAEPAPAIAPQAAVSPYTHPEKLLTGPSQPEPGPVAAPAVPYGPPPARPGAPVAAIPSVSTPAFIPAPQTGSDMWKSPTLSFEAIGLALADTTGDGLSETVVIGKNRVAVYRFEQGRFATLADIARPGHLKQVWVDAADINGNGRAEIFVSAINANGGKMESFVLEWNGKEYAPIAENERTYFRVISVPGRGQVLFGQRRGAGDVLLEGIYELTRSGEHYESKAGGLSIPKADSLFGAAFGEFADRSVSTTAVLGLDDYLRLYDSTGKRLWMSDEKVGGSEKFLNLMESSESANTVYTPQRLIPISQGDRQGILVVMNTGMTGRLLSGYRRYTAGTFSAYFWDGLGMTQAWSTRKVTGLISDYGVGDVNNDGKSDLVFILVKKSLTQASTNVVAFDMDSAPTAAK